A single genomic interval of Roseibium sp. HPY-6 harbors:
- a CDS encoding sugar ABC transporter permease, with protein MPGYKNLSIRQKQIVWAWAFLAVPVVFYVVIRFYPTGSAFVTSFQEWNLLGTRAWTGLENYEKLWNDPVFWKVFRNTFAYLIIGTPISLVISFVIAYHLDKTRFMHGFLRMLYFLPFMTSAVAMAWIWRWFYQPVPVGLFNNFLASMGIPQIEFLNSTTNALPSILAPAVWAGLGFQVIIFMAGLRAIPVTYYEAAKIDGVGWWTVLTRITLPLLKPTIVFIVVFSSIGFLRIFDHVFNMTTNNPGGPLNSTKPLVLMIYETAFRDFDMGYAAAQTVVLFTILLVVSLLQLWLLRGDATK; from the coding sequence ATGCCCGGTTACAAAAATCTTTCGATACGCCAAAAACAGATTGTCTGGGCATGGGCCTTCCTGGCCGTACCGGTCGTCTTTTATGTCGTCATCCGGTTCTATCCCACTGGGTCCGCCTTTGTGACCTCATTTCAGGAATGGAATCTGCTTGGCACGCGCGCATGGACCGGGCTCGAAAACTACGAGAAACTCTGGAACGATCCTGTTTTCTGGAAGGTCTTCCGAAACACTTTCGCGTATCTGATCATCGGGACGCCCATTTCGCTGGTGATCAGTTTCGTGATTGCCTACCATCTCGACAAGACGCGTTTCATGCACGGCTTCCTGCGCATGCTTTATTTCCTGCCGTTCATGACATCAGCCGTTGCGATGGCATGGATCTGGCGGTGGTTCTACCAGCCGGTTCCTGTCGGGCTCTTCAACAATTTCCTGGCTTCCATGGGCATCCCCCAGATCGAATTTCTGAACTCGACCACCAATGCGCTGCCGTCCATTCTGGCCCCGGCCGTCTGGGCCGGGCTCGGCTTTCAGGTGATCATTTTCATGGCCGGGCTCCGCGCCATTCCGGTTACCTACTACGAGGCTGCAAAAATCGATGGCGTGGGATGGTGGACGGTTTTGACCCGGATCACTCTGCCCCTTCTCAAGCCGACCATTGTTTTCATCGTGGTGTTTTCGTCCATCGGCTTCCTGCGGATCTTTGATCATGTCTTCAACATGACGACCAACAATCCGGGCGGACCATTGAACTCCACCAAACCGTTGGTGCTGATGATCTACGAGACGGCTTTCAGAGATTTCGACATGGGCTACGCCGCAGCCCAGACGGTCGTTCTGTTCACGATCCTGCTTGTGGTCAGCCTGTTGCAGCTTTGGCTTCTCAGGGGAGATGCGACGAAATGA
- the argH gene encoding argininosuccinate lyase, whose translation MSGFSDDTSRFPDPVYRETVLSQLFEGVKAHYAGHMAAINAAHLVMLSETGILTAEDACKLAQALQQIDRDTDVASLTYTGEYEDYFFFVEAELRQKLGDLGGMLHTARSRNDMDHTLFKLALRARTDVLWQETMALAHAVLEKAEAEKETLVVAYTHGQPAQPTTFGHYLCAALEVLLRDLDRLNMAADGLEHCPMGAAAITTTGFPIDRARVSELLGFQEPLLNSYGCIASVDYITGLYSAIKLIFVHLGRLIQDLAFWSSFEVGQLYVPNAFVQISSIMPQKRNPVPIEHMRHLAAVTVGRCDMLVDTMRNTPFTDMNDSEGEVQQAGYAVFDSAGRVLKLMTAFLPACRINADRVQHNADAACVTITELADTLVRTEGLTFRLAHEIAAATARAVLSDGTVLADGYGPFQNAFSSMAMRSPGMSKDAFEKAVALETFVANRDRPGGPAPGALEGALAIYREQLSDLAARHRQRTDRHTRAAVTLENTFGALLELES comes from the coding sequence ATGAGTGGATTTTCCGACGATACCTCCAGGTTTCCCGATCCTGTCTACAGGGAAACGGTTCTTTCCCAGCTGTTCGAAGGCGTGAAGGCGCACTATGCCGGGCACATGGCGGCCATAAACGCGGCGCATCTGGTCATGCTTTCAGAGACCGGCATTCTGACGGCAGAAGATGCGTGCAAACTGGCTCAGGCCCTCCAACAGATCGACCGTGACACCGATGTCGCGAGTCTGACCTATACCGGCGAGTACGAAGACTACTTTTTCTTTGTCGAAGCTGAGTTGAGGCAAAAGCTTGGCGACCTTGGCGGCATGCTACATACCGCCCGTTCCCGTAACGACATGGATCACACCCTTTTCAAGCTCGCACTGCGCGCCAGAACGGATGTTTTGTGGCAGGAGACGATGGCACTCGCTCATGCTGTTCTGGAAAAGGCCGAAGCAGAAAAGGAAACGCTTGTAGTCGCCTACACGCACGGTCAACCTGCGCAGCCAACCACATTCGGCCATTATCTTTGCGCCGCGCTTGAGGTGCTGCTGCGCGATCTGGACCGCTTGAACATGGCGGCTGATGGCCTGGAACATTGCCCAATGGGCGCTGCCGCCATTACGACGACAGGATTTCCGATCGACCGCGCGAGGGTTTCGGAGTTGCTCGGGTTTCAGGAACCTCTACTCAATTCCTATGGCTGCATAGCCTCGGTCGATTACATCACCGGGCTCTATTCCGCGATCAAGCTGATTTTCGTCCACCTGGGACGATTGATACAGGATCTCGCGTTCTGGTCATCCTTCGAAGTCGGACAGCTTTATGTGCCGAACGCGTTTGTTCAGATCTCCTCGATCATGCCCCAGAAACGCAATCCGGTCCCGATTGAGCATATGCGCCACCTTGCCGCCGTAACGGTGGGCCGGTGCGACATGCTGGTCGATACGATGCGCAACACGCCCTTTACCGACATGAACGACAGCGAGGGCGAAGTTCAGCAGGCAGGCTATGCCGTATTTGACAGTGCCGGACGGGTCCTCAAATTGATGACGGCCTTTCTCCCCGCATGCCGCATCAATGCCGATCGGGTACAGCACAACGCGGATGCGGCCTGTGTAACCATCACCGAACTGGCAGACACGCTTGTCCGGACGGAAGGATTGACGTTTCGCCTGGCACATGAAATCGCGGCAGCAACGGCCAGGGCCGTGCTGTCGGACGGTACCGTCCTCGCAGATGGCTATGGCCCTTTCCAGAATGCCTTCTCCAGCATGGCAATGCGCTCACCGGGGATGTCGAAAGACGCCTTCGAGAAGGCTGTCGCTCTTGAGACCTTCGTCGCCAACCGGGATCGCCCTGGCGGTCCGGCACCGGGTGCACTTGAAGGCGCGCTTGCGATCTACCGTGAGCAACTCTCGGATCTGGCGGCCCGCCACCGCCAACGCACCGACCGGCACACACGCGCCGCTGTCACCCTGGAGAACACCTTTGGTGCCTTGTTGGAGCTTGAAAGCTAA
- a CDS encoding extracellular solute-binding protein has translation MFKLLRRTALGGMTALASLIGSSAMAVEIEYWQYFFDARVDAMEQLIEKFEAANPDITVKMTHFPYADYRTKVAAAIPAGEGPDVVQLFYGWLNDYIEADLIQPLPTDVFDPARIDEEFFPMVQAMKRDDAYYALPTAVRSLALFYNTRLFDEAGIEAPPATLDELVETAKKLTKVDGAGNITQVGITTGMTAQDHHWWREVLVRQFGGEPYKDDYKTVNYTDDAGLAALNFYVGLEKDHKVTKSGFMDEPQAAFKGNRAGMHIDGSFRIGSLNKVRGLKWAVAELPAGPDGTKSNYSSYWVNGITTKATGEKYDAAVKFLDYLTSDEAMQVWLDIVGELPAKPSVGMIDANATHETYGPFIKGLAYANTTKFANESAQRQAMVDMVGRIDIEGQDPAESLAAAASEEQKILDDYYK, from the coding sequence ATGTTCAAACTTCTAAGGCGCACGGCGCTCGGCGGCATGACCGCGCTTGCGTCCCTGATAGGCAGCTCAGCGATGGCTGTCGAAATCGAGTATTGGCAGTATTTTTTCGACGCGCGCGTCGATGCCATGGAACAACTGATTGAGAAGTTCGAGGCGGCTAACCCGGACATCACGGTGAAGATGACCCACTTCCCCTACGCCGATTACCGCACGAAAGTGGCTGCTGCGATACCGGCCGGCGAAGGACCAGACGTGGTCCAGCTGTTCTATGGCTGGCTGAATGACTATATCGAAGCCGATCTCATTCAACCTTTGCCAACAGATGTTTTCGACCCGGCCCGCATCGACGAAGAATTTTTCCCGATGGTTCAGGCCATGAAGCGCGACGATGCCTATTACGCGCTGCCGACCGCCGTGCGCTCGCTCGCGCTCTTTTACAACACCCGCCTGTTTGACGAGGCCGGCATCGAGGCTCCCCCGGCAACCCTCGACGAACTTGTCGAAACAGCCAAGAAACTCACCAAGGTCGATGGCGCTGGAAACATCACCCAGGTGGGCATCACCACCGGCATGACGGCGCAGGATCACCATTGGTGGCGCGAAGTGCTCGTCCGGCAGTTTGGCGGCGAGCCATACAAGGATGACTACAAGACAGTCAATTACACCGATGACGCCGGTCTCGCGGCCCTAAATTTCTACGTTGGCTTGGAAAAGGATCACAAGGTCACGAAATCCGGCTTCATGGACGAGCCGCAGGCGGCCTTCAAGGGCAACCGGGCCGGAATGCATATAGACGGATCATTCCGCATCGGCTCGCTGAACAAGGTCCGAGGGCTCAAATGGGCTGTCGCGGAATTGCCGGCAGGTCCGGACGGAACGAAATCAAACTATTCATCCTACTGGGTGAACGGCATCACCACCAAGGCAACCGGTGAAAAATACGACGCTGCGGTGAAGTTCCTGGACTATCTGACATCCGACGAAGCGATGCAGGTCTGGCTGGATATTGTCGGCGAATTGCCCGCCAAACCGTCTGTCGGAATGATCGACGCGAACGCGACGCACGAAACCTATGGCCCGTTCATAAAGGGACTGGCCTATGCCAATACCACCAAATTCGCCAATGAATCCGCTCAGCGGCAGGCAATGGTGGATATGGTCGGCCGCATCGACATCGAAGGACAGGACCCGGCCGAAAGCCTGGCAGCAGCTGCCTCCGAAGAACAGAAAATCCTCGACGACTATTACAAGTGA
- the ugpC gene encoding sn-glycerol-3-phosphate ABC transporter ATP-binding protein UgpC — protein sequence MANLSLKKLTKAYGKTEVLHGIDLDIADGEFVVFVGPSGCGKSTSLRMIAGLEEITSGEVWIGDRMVNNMEPKDRDIAMVFQNYAIYPHMTVRRNIAFGLWTSTMSKADKNKRIEEVARILDMSDLLDRKPSQLSGGQRQRVAIGRAMVRHPAVFLFDEPLSNLDAQLRTQMRLEIKKLHQSVGNTIIFVTHDQVEAMTLADRIVIMKDGHIQQVGTPQEVFYKPANTFVAKFIGAPSMNLLQATSDDQEIRLLNGQKIMASPRPGTDRNILLGVRPDDLSFDDGVPLVSGKISVCEPLGSEMLIYVNSSEGEIVAKVSSQSDAQVGDEVRLGASVDALHLFDGQSGAALDR from the coding sequence ATGGCCAACCTCTCCTTGAAGAAACTCACCAAGGCTTACGGGAAAACCGAAGTGTTGCACGGTATCGATCTTGACATTGCCGATGGAGAGTTCGTCGTGTTCGTCGGGCCGTCCGGCTGCGGGAAATCAACCAGCCTCAGAATGATCGCAGGCCTTGAGGAAATCACATCCGGCGAGGTCTGGATCGGCGACAGGATGGTCAACAACATGGAACCAAAGGATCGCGACATTGCGATGGTGTTCCAGAACTATGCGATCTATCCCCACATGACCGTGCGCAGGAACATTGCCTTTGGGTTATGGACCTCCACCATGAGCAAGGCGGACAAGAACAAGCGCATCGAAGAAGTCGCGCGCATCCTCGATATGAGTGATCTTCTGGACCGCAAACCTTCTCAGCTCTCCGGCGGGCAAAGGCAACGCGTTGCGATCGGGCGCGCCATGGTGCGGCACCCGGCCGTCTTTTTGTTCGATGAACCGCTGTCCAATCTCGACGCGCAATTGCGCACCCAGATGCGTCTTGAGATCAAGAAACTGCATCAGAGTGTCGGAAACACCATCATCTTCGTGACGCATGATCAGGTCGAGGCAATGACGCTGGCAGACCGGATTGTGATCATGAAGGACGGGCACATTCAGCAGGTGGGCACACCGCAGGAGGTTTTTTACAAACCCGCCAACACATTTGTTGCCAAATTCATCGGTGCGCCATCGATGAACCTGCTTCAGGCCACCTCCGACGATCAGGAGATCAGGCTCCTGAACGGACAGAAAATCATGGCCAGTCCACGGCCCGGAACGGATCGGAACATCCTGCTTGGTGTCAGGCCGGACGACTTGTCTTTTGACGACGGCGTGCCGCTGGTTTCGGGCAAAATTTCCGTTTGTGAACCCCTCGGGTCGGAGATGCTCATTTATGTAAACAGCTCGGAAGGAGAAATCGTCGCCAAGGTTTCCAGCCAGAGCGATGCGCAGGTCGGCGATGAAGTCCGCCTCGGGGCCTCCGTCGATGCACTGCATCTCTTTGATGGTCAGAGCGGAGCGGCGCTGGATCGATGA
- a CDS encoding ROK family transcriptional regulator, whose amino-acid sequence MNISSQFTGSNPLRSRNRNRQAVLGHIRSAGTMGRAEIGRSLGLSTQAVSNIIADLLEEGWILEKGARTLGRGLPAVQYGLNPKGGYAFGVEIRPDAVFTALLDLFGTPVKTERTKLSNTMPDTVASTVLDLRKSQLKAASVREKRLLGTGIVMPGPFGKTGLSGRSTDLKGWEVTDARALFESVLGAPVELSNDANAAALSESLNGVAQGIRSFAYIYFGRGVGLGIVNDRRLVTGAFGNAGEVGQIPVAGEGGLVPLESLLSRDSLQSRIGGEKALGLEELAALFDGGDPKLSRWLESAAGALGQAVPILENLLDPQTIILGGAMPPQLVDHLVDRCQLPAASVSSREDNPLPRLQRGTCGRLAATVGAASLILHRALTP is encoded by the coding sequence ATGAATATCAGCTCACAATTTACGGGGTCGAATCCTCTGCGCAGCCGCAACCGGAACCGGCAGGCCGTGCTGGGGCATATCCGCTCCGCGGGGACAATGGGGCGCGCGGAAATCGGCCGGTCCTTGGGGCTTAGCACCCAGGCCGTGTCCAACATCATCGCCGACCTGCTGGAAGAAGGCTGGATTCTTGAAAAGGGCGCGCGCACGCTCGGGCGAGGTCTTCCAGCCGTTCAATATGGTCTCAATCCGAAGGGCGGCTATGCATTCGGCGTGGAGATCCGCCCGGACGCTGTCTTCACCGCGCTGCTCGATCTTTTTGGCACGCCTGTCAAAACAGAGCGGACAAAGCTGTCGAACACCATGCCGGACACCGTGGCCAGTACAGTGCTCGATTTGCGCAAGTCGCAACTCAAAGCTGCCTCGGTTCGTGAAAAGAGATTGCTTGGCACCGGAATTGTTATGCCCGGCCCCTTCGGCAAAACCGGTCTGTCCGGCAGGAGCACCGATCTGAAGGGCTGGGAAGTCACGGATGCCCGGGCATTGTTCGAGAGTGTGCTTGGTGCACCGGTGGAACTCTCCAACGACGCCAATGCCGCGGCCCTTTCTGAAAGCCTGAACGGCGTTGCCCAGGGTATTCGATCCTTCGCTTACATCTATTTCGGTCGAGGTGTCGGTCTCGGCATCGTCAATGACAGACGCCTGGTGACCGGCGCATTCGGAAATGCAGGCGAGGTTGGTCAGATCCCGGTTGCCGGTGAGGGAGGCCTTGTACCGCTGGAAAGCCTGCTCAGCCGAGACTCCCTTCAATCTCGCATTGGTGGTGAAAAGGCACTTGGCCTGGAAGAGCTTGCCGCTCTTTTCGATGGGGGTGATCCCAAATTGAGCCGCTGGCTTGAGAGCGCTGCCGGCGCATTGGGGCAGGCCGTGCCGATCCTGGAAAATCTGCTGGATCCTCAAACGATCATTCTGGGCGGAGCCATGCCGCCCCAGTTGGTCGACCATCTGGTTGATCGCTGCCAGCTTCCTGCGGCATCGGTCTCCAGCCGGGAGGATAACCCGCTCCCCAGGCTGCAACGCGGCACATGCGGACGGCTTGCAGCCACCGTCGGAGCTGCTTCGTTGATTTTGCACCGGGCGCTCACGCCCTAA
- a CDS encoding PfkB family carbohydrate kinase, translating into MSETQGPKIVCIGRIYCDLVFAGVPRMPTLGSEVFADNVSLHAGGGAFNSAVTFCALGWNTALSGTLPATPFDTQILTEAQAVGLDVSLCRQAPPGASPQITVAMAIQGDRSFLSNKSGKAAPSLDTTHPTCRTVRHMHIGEIRTLYEMPALLKQARTAGWTISLDCGWDDELMPQGAALNKLVSQVDVFLPNEIEFETLKASGLKSDVAPLTVLKQGAKGATALSDGQRLQLPATPVQVVDATGAGDAFNGGFLAGWLTGEPLGTCLENGNQCGAKTVGNIGGTLGLLAKEPMLKASL; encoded by the coding sequence ATGTCGGAAACCCAGGGACCGAAGATTGTCTGTATTGGCAGGATCTATTGCGATCTTGTCTTTGCCGGTGTTCCGCGGATGCCGACGCTCGGATCAGAGGTTTTCGCAGACAACGTGTCTCTGCACGCAGGTGGCGGCGCTTTCAACTCCGCCGTAACGTTTTGCGCGCTTGGCTGGAACACCGCGTTGTCCGGTACGCTTCCAGCTACCCCGTTTGACACGCAAATCCTCACGGAAGCCCAGGCAGTCGGACTGGATGTGTCCCTCTGCCGGCAAGCACCTCCAGGTGCTTCCCCTCAAATCACGGTCGCAATGGCCATTCAAGGCGACCGATCGTTCCTGTCCAACAAATCAGGTAAAGCAGCACCTTCGCTGGACACAACGCATCCAACGTGTCGAACTGTGCGGCATATGCACATCGGAGAAATCCGGACCCTGTATGAAATGCCCGCTCTCCTGAAACAGGCAAGGACAGCGGGCTGGACCATCTCTTTGGATTGCGGGTGGGATGATGAATTGATGCCGCAGGGAGCTGCATTGAACAAACTCGTCTCTCAGGTCGATGTCTTTCTTCCAAACGAGATCGAGTTTGAAACCCTGAAAGCCAGCGGCCTGAAAAGCGACGTGGCACCGTTGACGGTCCTGAAACAGGGCGCCAAGGGCGCAACCGCTCTTTCGGACGGTCAGAGACTGCAGCTTCCGGCAACACCGGTCCAGGTTGTCGATGCAACCGGTGCCGGCGATGCCTTCAACGGAGGATTCCTTGCCGGCTGGTTGACCGGGGAGCCTCTGGGCACCTGTCTTGAAAACGGCAACCAGTGCGGAGCAAAAACCGTTGGAAACATTGGCGGCACTCTGGGATTGCTCGCAAAAGAACCCATGCTTAAGGCTTCTTTGTAG
- a CDS encoding carbohydrate ABC transporter permease: MGQVIRWLILFLGGLLMVAPIAYMISTSLKWPHEVYNVKLIPDEPHLENYTYVLEDGRFYLWFLNSIIIALITTVCNLFFDSLVGYTLCKFRFPGRYIVFIAILSTLMIPTEMLVIPWYMMSQAFGWLDSYWGIMFPGLMTAFGTFLMKQFFESVPDDFLEAARIDGLNEFQIWWKVAMPLVKPALAALAIFVFLGNWTAFLWPLIVTNSVEMYTVPVGLSSFGDEVDVAWELIATGAAISTLPTLIVFLIFQRFIIRGVVMAGLKG; the protein is encoded by the coding sequence ATGGGGCAGGTCATTCGCTGGCTCATCCTGTTTCTGGGCGGACTTCTGATGGTCGCCCCCATCGCCTACATGATTTCAACGTCCCTCAAATGGCCGCACGAAGTCTACAATGTGAAACTGATCCCGGACGAACCGCACCTGGAAAACTACACCTATGTGCTGGAAGACGGCCGGTTTTACCTGTGGTTCCTGAATTCCATCATCATCGCGCTGATCACGACGGTCTGTAACCTGTTCTTCGACAGCCTTGTGGGCTACACGCTGTGCAAGTTCCGCTTTCCCGGCAGATACATCGTCTTCATCGCCATCCTGTCGACGCTGATGATCCCGACGGAGATGCTGGTCATCCCGTGGTACATGATGAGCCAGGCGTTCGGCTGGCTGGACAGCTACTGGGGCATCATGTTTCCCGGACTCATGACTGCCTTCGGCACCTTCTTGATGAAACAGTTCTTTGAAAGCGTGCCGGACGATTTTCTCGAGGCAGCCCGCATTGACGGTTTGAACGAGTTTCAGATCTGGTGGAAAGTGGCGATGCCACTGGTCAAACCGGCACTGGCCGCACTTGCCATCTTTGTTTTTCTCGGCAACTGGACCGCGTTCCTGTGGCCTCTCATTGTCACCAATTCGGTCGAGATGTACACGGTCCCGGTCGGTCTTTCGAGTTTCGGCGATGAAGTCGACGTTGCCTGGGAGCTGATTGCAACGGGCGCAGCAATCTCAACCCTGCCGACACTGATCGTCTTTCTGATTTTCCAGCGCTTCATCATCCGGGGCGTTGTCATGGCGGGGTTGAAGGGATGA